The Roseimicrobium gellanilyticum genome contains a region encoding:
- a CDS encoding AAA family ATPase, producing the protein MKWHITLPPTTDHKSRLRDLPAYLEGRIIGQDHVIPKVVPTLQNGELGLSDPGRPKGTFLFLGPTGVGKTEITLLMCQYLFGDVEKHCIRLDMSEYQNQESLQLLLGQGENSRGNMGRFFDRAEGRGFILFDEIEKAHPRVLDIFLQVLDAARITVANGETLNLSEFYIVATTNIGADVLMDVKSSSITTIERFIEDLAAAELRPEVLARFNVRCVFQRLSYNAQKQIAGIMLNKELKLLASKGHNLTFGKGVLELLVAEGVEPRLGARRMRTTVESHCRHAVREAMLQGNATSGELTVVNGKLVIQST; encoded by the coding sequence ATGAAGTGGCACATCACATTGCCCCCCACCACAGATCACAAGAGCCGTCTTCGTGATCTGCCTGCCTATTTGGAAGGCAGGATCATTGGCCAGGACCACGTCATTCCCAAGGTCGTCCCCACCCTGCAAAATGGGGAGCTGGGCCTTTCGGATCCCGGTCGTCCCAAGGGTACCTTCCTTTTCCTGGGACCCACCGGTGTGGGCAAGACGGAAATCACCCTCTTGATGTGCCAGTATCTTTTCGGCGATGTGGAGAAGCACTGCATCCGCCTGGACATGTCCGAGTATCAGAACCAGGAGTCCCTGCAGCTTCTGCTCGGACAAGGTGAGAACAGCCGTGGCAACATGGGCCGGTTCTTTGATCGTGCGGAGGGCAGGGGATTCATCCTGTTCGACGAAATTGAAAAGGCGCACCCCCGGGTGCTGGACATCTTCCTGCAAGTGCTGGATGCCGCCCGCATCACCGTGGCCAATGGTGAAACGCTGAACCTTTCCGAGTTCTACATCGTGGCGACCACGAACATCGGCGCCGACGTGCTGATGGACGTGAAGAGCAGCAGCATCACGACGATTGAGCGATTCATCGAAGATCTCGCTGCGGCAGAGCTCCGTCCTGAAGTGCTGGCGCGATTCAATGTGCGTTGTGTTTTCCAACGCCTCAGTTACAACGCGCAGAAGCAGATTGCCGGGATCATGCTGAACAAGGAATTGAAGCTGCTCGCCTCCAAGGGCCACAACCTCACCTTCGGAAAAGGGGTGCTGGAATTGCTGGTGGCGGAGGGCGTGGAGCCCCGGCTGGGCGCCCGACGCATGCGCACCACGGTTGAAAGTCACTGCCGCCACGCAGTACGCGAGGCGATGCTCCAAGGCAACGCCACCTCAGGCGAACTCACTGTAGTCAATGGGAAACTGGTCATACAGAGCACGTGA
- a CDS encoding serine/threonine-protein kinase: protein MHDSRFESPPDLDEDEDIPPPQQGKGPAKSLEDDELAAELPNFELVERLGKGGMGVVWKARERVLNRHVAIKLLHNVKNDAAFVERFTREACVMAQLNHPNIVTLYSFGRTRSNHCYLVMEMVDGADLADLMSHHRLDVPTALTIVHDICGALGHAHEAGFVHRDIKPGNVLIDMHGRVKVADFGLARLTRLENKDTLAITKQGWAVGTPHYTAPEQANGRGDEDHRADIYSLGVMLYQMLTGELPIGIFRPPSLKEKIDRRLDKVVLRALQEEPEKRYQDIEEFSAEVQTIREDVDPVLLEERKEARYATRWKQRLEMALAISLSLVLGTMGAWFVRDWMESPGQKKADTTGAPLPDGGVTTMRFTPENGSTGPAITREVRIQPPSLSKGSLFGRSVSVKEDWLAVGAPNDVSQSGRDYGAVYLYKRDEQGEWSLKQCLPNPHPGLGCRFGHEVALCSGRLVVASPRHPKASKGMGTVDMYEYHVPSGRWRPAGNEIPLLESPALGVEVLACKGRYLAMESQGGFHADSPATKVHLYSPAPGALTAGHTEITGLSDLSASTDAALINEREFITSQMPSEHNSGSPTLLHVMQKDGAWQSQPLMGPMPESGAPPPGNFQSVAATDSLVVAGSPKWNHLTGLVWVLRRDATGGFTHEAYIRPEASQGSGEFGKSVAATGQWLAVGADHCVVADAHRGAVSIFKKGEGAGSGWDRHFYIPAASRSGAAAFGYSLALTPQWVAVGAPNSGMAESMDPADMDTATGAVFVYEFSQPLP, encoded by the coding sequence ATGCACGATTCGCGCTTCGAGTCTCCCCCGGACCTCGATGAGGACGAGGACATCCCGCCCCCTCAGCAGGGCAAAGGACCCGCCAAGTCCCTGGAAGATGACGAACTGGCCGCCGAGCTGCCCAACTTCGAACTCGTGGAGCGCCTGGGAAAGGGCGGCATGGGCGTGGTGTGGAAGGCGCGGGAACGTGTGCTGAACCGCCACGTGGCCATCAAGCTGCTGCACAATGTGAAGAACGACGCAGCCTTCGTGGAGCGCTTCACCCGCGAGGCCTGCGTCATGGCGCAGCTCAATCATCCGAACATTGTCACGCTTTACAGCTTCGGCCGCACCCGCTCGAATCACTGCTACCTCGTCATGGAGATGGTGGATGGCGCGGACCTCGCGGACCTGATGTCCCACCACCGCCTGGATGTCCCCACAGCACTCACGATTGTCCACGACATCTGCGGAGCACTGGGCCATGCGCATGAGGCTGGCTTCGTGCATCGTGACATCAAGCCCGGCAACGTGCTCATTGACATGCATGGCCGCGTCAAGGTCGCGGACTTCGGTCTCGCCAGGCTCACACGTCTGGAAAACAAGGACACTCTCGCCATCACGAAGCAGGGTTGGGCGGTGGGCACACCCCACTACACCGCACCTGAGCAGGCCAATGGACGCGGCGATGAAGACCATCGTGCCGACATCTACAGCCTTGGCGTGATGCTTTACCAGATGCTCACGGGCGAGTTGCCCATCGGCATCTTTCGTCCCCCATCCCTCAAGGAGAAAATCGACAGGCGGCTCGACAAGGTGGTGCTGCGTGCACTGCAAGAGGAGCCGGAGAAGCGCTATCAGGACATCGAGGAATTCAGCGCCGAAGTGCAGACCATTCGCGAGGACGTGGACCCCGTGTTGTTGGAGGAGCGCAAGGAGGCACGCTACGCCACGCGGTGGAAGCAGCGCCTGGAAATGGCCCTCGCCATCTCCCTCTCCCTCGTGCTGGGTACCATGGGCGCCTGGTTCGTCAGGGACTGGATGGAATCGCCGGGGCAGAAGAAAGCTGATACGACTGGCGCACCACTGCCAGATGGCGGCGTGACCACCATGCGCTTCACGCCTGAAAACGGAAGCACCGGCCCCGCTATCACGCGTGAAGTGCGCATCCAGCCGCCCTCCTTGTCCAAGGGCAGCCTCTTCGGACGCAGCGTGAGTGTGAAGGAGGACTGGCTCGCCGTGGGTGCTCCGAATGATGTCTCCCAAAGCGGCCGCGACTATGGCGCCGTCTATCTCTACAAGCGGGATGAGCAGGGCGAATGGTCCCTGAAGCAGTGCCTGCCCAATCCCCATCCCGGACTTGGCTGCCGCTTCGGTCATGAGGTCGCGCTTTGCAGCGGCCGTCTCGTGGTGGCCTCCCCCCGCCACCCCAAGGCTTCCAAAGGCATGGGCACGGTCGACATGTATGAGTACCATGTACCTTCGGGACGCTGGCGCCCGGCGGGCAATGAAATCCCCCTGCTCGAATCCCCTGCACTGGGTGTGGAGGTCCTGGCGTGCAAGGGCCGCTACCTCGCCATGGAATCCCAAGGCGGATTCCATGCCGACTCCCCCGCCACCAAGGTCCATCTCTACTCCCCTGCTCCAGGAGCTCTCACCGCCGGTCACACGGAAATCACCGGCCTGAGTGACCTCTCCGCGTCCACCGACGCAGCGCTGATCAACGAGAGGGAATTCATCACCAGCCAGATGCCCTCAGAGCACAACTCCGGCTCCCCCACCCTGCTGCATGTCATGCAGAAAGACGGCGCCTGGCAGTCCCAGCCCTTGATGGGTCCCATGCCTGAATCCGGGGCCCCACCTCCGGGGAACTTCCAGAGCGTGGCCGCCACGGATTCGCTGGTCGTTGCCGGCAGCCCCAAGTGGAATCATCTCACCGGCCTTGTCTGGGTGCTGCGCAGGGATGCCACAGGCGGATTCACCCACGAGGCCTACATCCGCCCAGAGGCCTCGCAGGGGTCGGGAGAGTTTGGCAAATCCGTGGCGGCAACCGGCCAATGGCTCGCCGTGGGGGCTGACCATTGCGTGGTGGCGGACGCGCACCGGGGGGCCGTGAGCATCTTCAAGAAAGGCGAAGGTGCTGGGAGTGGCTGGGACAGGCATTTCTACATCCCCGCCGCTTCACGCAGTGGGGCTGCTGCCTTTGGCTACAGTCTCGCCCTCACACCACAATGGGTTGCCGTGGGCGCGCCCAACTCAGGCATGGCAGAATCCATGGACCCCGCAGACATGGACACCGCCACGGGCGCCGTCTTTGTCTACGAATTCTCGCAGCCGCTGCCGTGA
- a CDS encoding type IV secretory system conjugative DNA transfer family protein, whose product MLALFRLLIAAAIALAGFWYALQFEGYQGVVDGKSMYVREVATAKVVSVAQPVGAAAGALLLALVVLRWNPGFFKKEEYIVRYKHLKWKPGEFTRHWLITGDTGVGKTTSGFNPLLHQISVARPNWGGLVLGAKGDEHFTAIEHAKGHGRPEAICVLEVRPERGMTDWKPKQRYNLISDKRLPYNTHAKNLVDTGASVTGGEQSSFFKPAAQQAITSACELLETLGKPVNLKRVYLCLCDKGTMESLFEELLDADSNEDRIRLAKYFDQTFLSAAAAEQKEGIIGTIKVYLGFFMDADVAEVFCSDEPNTIEISDVDKGRVLCTAMPQTFQTERRYINTYIKLLFYTHAMMRFDKPKAQRKGENLLLAVLDEFQALATANEDGISDHNVIDRLRAANCCLILGMQSDASLFPVLTKEKAQVLTLNCRSRIAFRQPDPEGALAVAEFIAKVEQKKVSKSSGLFGSNASKTVNKEWDYEVQPGELMKMGDATAWIVHPSKDKVKMRIPPMDGAGKIPDWWK is encoded by the coding sequence ATGTTAGCACTATTCCGTCTCCTCATCGCCGCCGCAATCGCCCTCGCCGGCTTTTGGTACGCCCTGCAGTTCGAAGGTTATCAAGGCGTCGTGGATGGCAAATCGATGTACGTGAGAGAAGTGGCCACTGCGAAGGTGGTGTCCGTGGCGCAGCCGGTGGGTGCGGCTGCGGGGGCTCTTCTTCTTGCGTTGGTGGTTTTGCGGTGGAACCCCGGATTCTTCAAAAAGGAGGAGTACATTGTGAGGTACAAGCACCTCAAGTGGAAGCCGGGCGAGTTTACACGTCACTGGCTCATTACGGGGGACACGGGGGTGGGTAAGACGACCTCCGGATTCAATCCACTGCTGCACCAAATCAGCGTGGCCCGGCCCAACTGGGGTGGCCTGGTGCTGGGTGCAAAGGGTGACGAACATTTCACCGCCATCGAGCACGCGAAGGGTCACGGCAGACCGGAGGCCATCTGCGTGCTGGAAGTGCGACCTGAGCGTGGGATGACGGACTGGAAACCCAAGCAGCGCTACAACCTCATCTCAGACAAGCGACTGCCCTACAACACGCATGCCAAGAACCTGGTGGACACGGGTGCCTCGGTAACGGGTGGTGAGCAGAGCTCCTTCTTCAAACCCGCGGCGCAACAGGCCATCACCTCCGCGTGTGAATTGCTTGAGACGCTTGGCAAGCCTGTAAACCTCAAGCGTGTGTACCTGTGCTTGTGCGACAAGGGGACCATGGAGAGCTTGTTCGAAGAATTGCTGGATGCTGACAGCAATGAAGACCGCATCCGTCTTGCGAAGTACTTTGACCAGACCTTCCTCTCCGCTGCCGCGGCTGAGCAGAAGGAAGGTATCATCGGTACCATCAAGGTGTATCTCGGATTCTTCATGGACGCGGACGTGGCTGAGGTCTTCTGTTCCGATGAACCGAATACGATTGAGATTTCGGACGTGGACAAGGGGCGGGTGCTCTGCACTGCCATGCCGCAGACCTTCCAGACGGAGCGTCGTTACATCAATACCTACATCAAGCTGCTCTTCTACACGCATGCGATGATGCGCTTCGACAAGCCGAAGGCGCAGCGCAAGGGCGAGAACCTGTTGCTGGCGGTGCTGGACGAATTCCAGGCGCTGGCCACGGCGAACGAAGATGGTATCTCTGACCACAACGTGATTGACCGTCTGCGTGCCGCGAACTGCTGCCTCATCCTGGGCATGCAGTCGGATGCCTCGCTCTTCCCTGTGCTGACCAAGGAGAAGGCGCAGGTGCTCACGCTGAACTGCCGTTCGCGTATTGCCTTCCGTCAACCCGACCCTGAGGGCGCCCTGGCCGTGGCAGAGTTCATCGCCAAGGTGGAGCAGAAGAAGGTGTCGAAGAGTTCAGGCTTGTTTGGCAGCAACGCCAGCAAGACCGTGAACAAGGAATGGGACTATGAAGTGCAGCCCGGCGAACTCATGAAGATGGGGGATGCGACTGCGTGGATTGTGCATCCGTCCAAGGACAAGGTGAAAATGCGCATTCCCCCGATGGACGGTGCGGGCAAGATTCCGGATTGGTGGAAGTAA
- a CDS encoding coiled-coil domain-containing protein, translated as MAAEDAGEEFTEMLSTIGQNVLALVRTIREENKRREAQKAAMEKDRRSEEMAEQRRMEDREFLKSENEKMRSELRDILKANGMETSDKNVDLAQGVAEKMKDNQSQIDSNLSQIDANQSQIDANLSKIDANNKAIGRLDDQIKGIGTGPKDQGSIDQFTKMRTELTSMNSELMQQNTDLAKKNTDLGQKNRELEASNIMLKNGKGLEGLETDQSVRQNLAKQLDQVNAGIALDNKNLNRVNGRLSEIEDAQKKALNPSDGSLPKMDAWEKLQAEKLDLQKEKEGLQKGLAQKQDQLKGLKEGKSLEQLEKAAKLEGQIRQAQEKVQGIDNVLQGYKKNEAAILDKHKEILKTPGKNLEQSDYDELSKIRAKMKPFEDEKAAAQKDVVKLQEELDGVKNGPKVEGAKVDAPKTEGPKMEGTGKMVQGPGGGITSPGVPMELESAPKQVLTSPSISQTPDLTLDGVGVGGSSVGKEAPKVGEGRQRAKSVGDKPDNGKPLSVREELARRGETTGYELEKMGLKQGQPKQQVMRMKGG; from the coding sequence ATGGCAGCAGAAGACGCCGGCGAAGAATTCACGGAAATGCTCTCCACAATTGGGCAGAACGTGCTTGCCCTGGTCAGGACGATCAGAGAGGAAAACAAGAGGAGAGAGGCGCAGAAGGCCGCCATGGAGAAAGACCGGCGCTCGGAGGAAATGGCGGAGCAACGCCGCATGGAGGACCGTGAGTTCTTGAAGTCCGAGAATGAGAAGATGCGCTCCGAATTGCGCGACATTCTCAAGGCCAATGGGATGGAGACTTCTGACAAGAATGTCGATCTCGCCCAGGGAGTGGCGGAGAAGATGAAGGACAACCAGTCCCAGATCGACTCCAACTTGTCTCAGATCGATGCCAACCAGTCCCAGATCGACGCCAATCTCTCCAAGATTGATGCCAACAACAAGGCCATCGGAAGGCTGGACGATCAGATTAAAGGCATCGGTACGGGACCCAAGGATCAAGGGTCGATCGACCAGTTCACGAAGATGCGGACTGAGTTGACTTCGATGAACTCGGAGCTGATGCAGCAGAACACGGATCTCGCGAAGAAGAACACCGATCTGGGGCAGAAAAACCGGGAGCTGGAGGCGAGCAACATCATGCTCAAGAACGGCAAGGGATTGGAAGGGCTTGAGACTGACCAATCCGTCCGGCAGAACCTTGCGAAGCAGCTTGATCAGGTCAATGCAGGTATCGCGCTCGACAACAAGAACCTCAACAGGGTCAACGGACGTCTCTCGGAAATCGAGGATGCGCAGAAGAAGGCGTTGAATCCTTCCGACGGTTCTCTGCCCAAAATGGATGCGTGGGAGAAGCTGCAGGCTGAAAAGCTGGATTTGCAGAAGGAGAAGGAGGGACTTCAGAAGGGACTTGCCCAAAAGCAGGATCAGCTCAAGGGACTGAAGGAGGGCAAGAGCCTGGAACAGCTTGAGAAGGCCGCCAAGTTGGAAGGCCAGATCCGCCAGGCCCAGGAGAAGGTGCAAGGCATCGACAACGTGCTCCAGGGGTACAAGAAGAACGAAGCGGCAATTCTCGACAAGCACAAGGAGATCCTCAAGACGCCAGGCAAGAACTTGGAGCAGTCGGACTACGACGAGCTGTCGAAAATCCGCGCCAAGATGAAGCCATTTGAAGACGAGAAGGCGGCTGCCCAAAAGGATGTCGTCAAACTCCAGGAGGAGCTCGACGGGGTCAAGAATGGTCCCAAGGTGGAAGGAGCGAAGGTGGATGCTCCGAAGACGGAGGGTCCCAAAATGGAAGGCACGGGCAAGATGGTCCAGGGACCCGGTGGTGGAATCACTTCCCCGGGTGTGCCCATGGAGCTTGAGTCTGCGCCCAAGCAGGTGTTGACGAGCCCGTCCATTTCGCAGACTCCGGATCTCACCCTTGATGGCGTCGGCGTGGGCGGATCTTCTGTTGGCAAAGAAGCTCCCAAGGTGGGAGAAGGGCGGCAGCGTGCCAAATCAGTGGGCGACAAGCCCGACAATGGCAAGCCGCTGTCCGTGAGAGAAGAGCTGGCCAGACGAGGAGAAACCACCGGTTATGAACTGGAAAAGATGGGCCTGAAACAAGGCCAGCCCAAGCAACAGGTCATGAGAATGAAGGGCGGCTGA
- a CDS encoding cyclic nucleotide-binding domain-containing protein, producing MASLSPLLSNFPPEDVAQLSIFGEARHYVAGEVIIEENEANKYLYLVLKGSVEVTKKGDHGPRLIAEIPQTGSIGEMSIFDPGPSSATVKALTDVEVWRATQENLERMHEVRPKVAYRLVTRICEVLAKRLRQLNQKYVDMV from the coding sequence ATGGCCTCCCTCTCTCCACTGCTCAGCAATTTCCCTCCGGAAGACGTCGCCCAGCTTTCCATCTTTGGAGAGGCCCGGCACTACGTGGCGGGTGAGGTCATCATCGAGGAAAACGAGGCGAACAAATACCTGTACCTGGTTCTGAAGGGTTCAGTGGAGGTGACCAAGAAGGGTGACCACGGTCCGCGTCTCATTGCGGAAATTCCCCAGACCGGTTCCATCGGTGAGATGAGCATCTTTGATCCGGGTCCTTCCAGCGCCACAGTGAAGGCGCTGACGGATGTGGAGGTGTGGCGCGCGACGCAGGAGAATCTGGAGCGCATGCACGAAGTGCGGCCCAAGGTGGCCTATCGTCTCGTCACGCGCATCTGTGAGGTGCTGGCCAAGCGCCTGCGTCAACTGAACCAGAAGTACGTGGACATGGTGTAG
- a CDS encoding phosphoethanolamine transferase produces the protein MISLLKKSIQHERPCLPGLVMTVLFLSLPNLVAVFWPRVDQHHVENFWLGVGILLAPCLFSVSVRTALRLWLPLAAFLPALMAYHFVTGEPVREWAFVVLGETDASELERFWAPAVLAVLAAPCAMAFLWWFTGRHVPAGHRLGWLARGVVMVCLVVMPLGQMVFGGWGLGGQVAVKRLATTFPANLPVSAWRAWEIHDDFAGRTAVAERMEVKSAPLGDREIYVLVLGESARFDSFQIHGYARETTPLLAKMSGLLSFQDVVAPAPVTSMSVPLLLTPANPEHLRAAASLPSVVSIFRRAGFHTAWYSTQRKHGMYDTASSVFARDAEESRFLSGTFAPGNARYASAYDGNLLQPLKELLATGHRRLFIVLHTMGSHQNYADRYPAEFNHFPAERQDIASRPFVRALTGEQREHLSNAYDNSIRYTDWFLAQVIETLKQANAVSMMLYVSDHGQNKGDAETLPFAHGNLTPEVMHIPMLVWLSPEYRAQRQEQTMQMESHVGTPFTGSAVFHTMVDAAALQCDALDLRLSAASPQFRPGPRLLRNLKGELVDYDTLPVVLNAGKSATLGISAGTNIHSVPR, from the coding sequence ATGATTTCCCTCCTGAAGAAAAGCATCCAACACGAGCGGCCGTGTCTTCCCGGCCTCGTGATGACGGTGCTTTTTCTGTCGCTGCCGAATCTGGTGGCCGTGTTCTGGCCGCGGGTGGACCAGCATCATGTGGAGAACTTCTGGCTGGGCGTGGGCATCCTGCTTGCGCCGTGTCTTTTTTCCGTGAGTGTGCGGACGGCCTTGCGGCTGTGGCTGCCGCTGGCGGCCTTCCTGCCTGCATTGATGGCGTATCATTTCGTGACGGGCGAGCCGGTGCGGGAGTGGGCCTTCGTGGTGCTGGGCGAGACAGATGCGAGTGAGCTGGAGAGGTTCTGGGCACCGGCGGTGCTGGCCGTGCTGGCAGCTCCCTGTGCGATGGCGTTTCTCTGGTGGTTCACCGGGCGGCACGTTCCGGCAGGGCACCGCCTGGGGTGGCTTGCACGTGGTGTGGTGATGGTTTGCCTCGTGGTCATGCCGCTTGGCCAGATGGTGTTTGGCGGATGGGGGTTGGGCGGACAGGTGGCCGTGAAGCGACTGGCTACGACCTTCCCTGCCAATCTTCCGGTTTCTGCCTGGCGTGCCTGGGAGATTCACGATGACTTCGCGGGAAGGACTGCTGTGGCTGAGCGCATGGAGGTGAAGTCCGCGCCGCTGGGTGACCGTGAGATCTATGTCCTGGTGCTGGGCGAATCCGCGCGGTTCGACAGCTTTCAAATCCACGGGTATGCGCGGGAGACGACACCCCTTCTGGCGAAGATGTCGGGGCTGTTGAGCTTTCAAGATGTCGTGGCGCCTGCGCCGGTCACCTCGATGAGCGTCCCTTTGCTGCTGACGCCGGCGAACCCAGAGCATCTGCGTGCAGCTGCGTCCCTGCCAAGTGTGGTGAGCATCTTCCGGCGGGCGGGATTCCACACCGCATGGTATTCCACGCAGAGAAAGCATGGCATGTATGACACAGCCTCGTCCGTGTTTGCCCGCGACGCTGAAGAATCAAGATTCCTCAGCGGTACCTTCGCTCCCGGGAATGCGCGCTATGCCTCTGCGTATGATGGCAACTTGCTGCAGCCGCTCAAGGAGCTGCTCGCGACGGGACACCGCCGTCTTTTCATCGTGCTGCACACCATGGGCAGCCACCAGAACTACGCGGATCGCTATCCGGCTGAGTTCAACCATTTCCCGGCCGAGCGTCAGGACATCGCTTCGCGTCCCTTTGTGCGGGCCCTGACTGGGGAGCAGCGAGAGCATCTTTCCAATGCGTATGACAACTCCATCCGCTACACGGACTGGTTTCTGGCCCAGGTCATCGAAACGCTGAAGCAGGCAAACGCGGTCTCCATGATGCTGTATGTGTCCGACCACGGGCAGAACAAGGGGGATGCGGAGACGCTTCCCTTTGCCCACGGAAACCTCACGCCGGAGGTGATGCACATTCCCATGCTGGTGTGGCTGTCGCCCGAGTACCGCGCGCAGCGGCAGGAGCAGACGATGCAGATGGAGTCCCATGTGGGCACGCCCTTCACTGGTTCGGCGGTATTCCATACCATGGTGGATGCCGCGGCGTTGCAATGTGATGCGCTGGACCTGCGATTGAGCGCGGCGAGCCCGCAGTTCCGTCCGGGTCCGAGGTTGCTAAGGAACCTGAAAGGTGAGCTGGTGGACTATGACACGCTTCCCGTCGTGCTGAATGCAGGCAAGTCGGCCACGCTGGGAATCTCTGCAGGAACCAACATCCATTCCGTACCGCGATGA
- a CDS encoding response regulator transcription factor, with protein sequence MTFETISPPVTNPVSVRKVLIVDDHPAFRYGMVRLLKQLGGFEVSGEAGDGMTALEIFRRTKPDIVLMDISLPGCDGVELTKMMLSEEPGLTVLVVSMYDESNYALRALRAGAKGYLRKDESITELGTALQRISSHGLYVSQRFSDRLVFKAIHSGEDLGDSYLRMLSDRELEVFRAIGQGLGTREIAERLCLSIKTIETHRAHIKRKLRAEDSNEVVKLARDLQNLKESA encoded by the coding sequence ATGACCTTTGAGACGATTTCTCCTCCTGTGACGAACCCCGTCAGCGTTCGGAAGGTGCTGATTGTCGACGATCACCCTGCTTTCCGCTACGGCATGGTCCGGCTGCTGAAGCAGCTGGGAGGGTTCGAAGTCAGCGGAGAGGCAGGAGACGGCATGACGGCACTGGAGATTTTCCGACGCACCAAACCGGACATTGTGCTCATGGATATCTCCCTGCCGGGATGCGATGGGGTGGAACTCACCAAGATGATGTTGAGTGAGGAACCGGGGCTGACGGTGCTGGTGGTGTCCATGTACGATGAGTCCAACTACGCCCTTCGCGCACTGCGTGCCGGGGCCAAGGGATACCTCCGCAAGGATGAGAGCATCACCGAGCTGGGGACTGCCTTGCAGCGCATCTCCAGCCACGGCCTGTATGTCAGCCAGCGCTTCAGCGACCGGCTTGTGTTCAAGGCGATTCACTCCGGCGAAGACCTGGGAGATTCCTATCTGCGTATGCTGTCAGACCGCGAGCTGGAAGTGTTCCGTGCCATTGGCCAGGGATTGGGCACGCGGGAAATCGCCGAACGGCTTTGTCTCAGTATCAAAACCATTGAGACCCATCGTGCTCACATCAAGCGGAAGCTGAGGGCGGAGGACAGCAACGAAGTGGTGAAGCTGGCGCGAGACCTGCAGAATCTCAAAGAATCCGCCTGA
- a CDS encoding RNA polymerase sigma factor encodes MPETRWSLVQKVKEQDDQKAKVALGELMKIYWDPLRAFALGRGESLSDVDDAVQGFYEMLITRGSMLTVNQDRGRLRSFLRASFERYLIDQWDKRSAAKRGGGRHHLSLEQEEEEHHQIKELSHDMTPERIFERRWVLTLLARVMEALRANYASRGKEDIYEALKGALEWQSTDFSYAEAGGKIGMNENAVKQAVFRMRKKFGELLRWEVAETVSDPADVDAELRELLNALGN; translated from the coding sequence ATGCCCGAAACCCGCTGGAGCCTGGTGCAAAAGGTGAAGGAGCAGGATGACCAGAAGGCCAAGGTCGCACTGGGTGAACTCATGAAAATCTACTGGGACCCCCTTCGCGCCTTTGCCTTGGGCCGGGGTGAATCCCTCTCCGATGTGGATGATGCGGTGCAGGGCTTCTACGAGATGCTCATCACCCGTGGCTCCATGCTGACGGTGAATCAAGACCGCGGCCGCCTCCGTTCGTTCCTGCGGGCCTCGTTCGAGCGCTATCTCATTGACCAGTGGGACAAGCGTTCTGCAGCGAAGCGCGGCGGTGGACGCCATCACCTCTCCCTGGAACAGGAGGAGGAAGAGCACCACCAGATCAAGGAGCTCTCCCACGACATGACGCCGGAGCGCATCTTCGAGCGCCGGTGGGTGCTCACCCTTCTCGCGCGCGTGATGGAGGCCCTGCGGGCAAACTATGCCAGCCGTGGCAAGGAGGACATCTACGAGGCTCTCAAGGGCGCACTCGAATGGCAGAGCACCGACTTCAGCTATGCCGAGGCCGGTGGGAAAATCGGCATGAACGAGAATGCGGTGAAGCAGGCCGTCTTTCGCATGCGCAAGAAATTCGGAGAACTGCTGCGGTGGGAGGTGGCCGAGACGGTGAGCGACCCTGCCGATGTGGATGCGGAACTGCGTGAACTTCTCAATGCCTTGGGCAACTGA